In Pleurocapsa sp. PCC 7319, the following are encoded in one genomic region:
- a CDS encoding glycosyltransferase, with translation MKIYFYLKHFSPYGERPIGGTSTIIHGLATGLVACGADVTILCERQNASSFQTDIGYKIECFSNHNEAPSFAISPELKQYFRNYISEKNNTIVVINGTFHPSVYSVSRLLKRLKVPYIAAPLDIYHPAMLKKNSHLKWPYWHLFEKRMLRDSKAVQLYDRRHAKWLQKLEINNPIIEAPGGFLLEDVPAESSLKWREHKASKFFFFGRVDTHHKGLDILLDAFAQIAGATNATLTIQGPGQRDKDKLQKKATRLVSKDRVTFLEPDYDSSSLIISKYDIFCLPSRFEGFGLSALEAMLAGRVLLVSEVAGIAPHVRASGCGVVVTPEVAAIKDGLMELLSVRSEWKEMGLKGRRYAIDNLHWNKIAAAALKHYEQMFDS, from the coding sequence ATGAAAATATATTTTTATCTTAAACATTTTTCACCCTATGGAGAAAGACCAATCGGTGGAACCAGCACAATTATCCATGGACTTGCTACAGGTTTGGTAGCATGTGGAGCCGACGTAACGATATTGTGTGAGAGGCAGAACGCTAGTTCATTCCAGACAGATATCGGTTACAAAATTGAATGTTTTTCTAATCATAATGAAGCTCCATCATTTGCGATTTCACCTGAGTTAAAGCAATATTTTCGTAACTATATCAGCGAAAAAAATAATACCATTGTAGTTATTAATGGAACGTTTCATCCCAGCGTCTATTCAGTATCTCGTCTACTAAAAAGACTAAAAGTACCTTACATAGCAGCACCTTTGGACATCTACCATCCAGCTATGCTCAAAAAGAATTCCCACTTAAAATGGCCTTACTGGCATCTTTTTGAAAAAAGAATGCTAAGGGATTCTAAGGCTGTACAGCTATACGATCGCCGTCATGCCAAGTGGTTGCAAAAATTAGAAATTAACAATCCCATTATAGAAGCACCTGGTGGTTTTTTACTTGAAGATGTCCCTGCTGAGTCTTCATTGAAATGGAGGGAGCATAAAGCTTCTAAGTTCTTTTTCTTTGGTCGCGTAGACACTCATCATAAAGGCTTGGATATTCTACTTGATGCTTTTGCTCAAATTGCTGGAGCAACCAATGCAACTCTGACTATTCAAGGTCCAGGTCAGAGAGACAAAGATAAACTACAAAAGAAGGCTACTAGGCTCGTTTCAAAAGACAGAGTTACTTTTTTAGAACCTGATTATGATTCTTCTTCTTTAATAATCTCAAAATATGATATCTTTTGTCTGCCTTCTCGCTTTGAGGGGTTTGGCTTGTCTGCTCTTGAAGCAATGCTAGCAGGACGAGTGTTGTTAGTTTCAGAGGTTGCTGGTATTGCACCTCATGTTAGAGCAAGTGGCTGTGGTGTTGTAGTTACGCCAGAAGTAGCGGCTATTAAAGATGGTTTGATGGAACTTCTAAGTGTTCGTTCGGAATGGAAAGAAATGGGTCTGAAAGGGCGACGTTACGCGATTGATAACCTCCATTGGAACAAAATTGCCGCTGCTGCATTAAAGCATTACGAGCAAATGTTCGATAGTTGA
- a CDS encoding FkbM family methyltransferase translates to MKFKLKASLLRRITQKLPLTGSIIRQFLNQYDEIITFPDMPVVVSTKDNLCMFEIRDCREYSQQSLYFLGYYELRETLLFKKLLRPGDTFVDIGANLGYFSVLAAHHVSPSGSIISFEPSSYLSEYLQQNVKNLNNSNLTIMTKLEKLACSDENGYAVMRGTLKRNSGLGSIMPITNKSEDFGSEKVKTTKFDDYYLQSNLDKIRLIKIDVEGAELKVLKGMKNILKQRVVEYIIVEVSDARLQITGNSSAELLTLLRDCGYHLSRIGLFGTKPLKVNETVNFANILAEKSYRHSK, encoded by the coding sequence ATGAAATTTAAGTTAAAAGCATCATTATTGAGAAGAATTACCCAAAAATTGCCTCTTACAGGAAGTATTATTCGTCAGTTTTTAAATCAATACGACGAAATAATCACATTTCCTGATATGCCAGTAGTCGTTTCTACGAAGGACAACTTGTGCATGTTTGAAATTAGAGATTGTCGAGAATATTCTCAGCAGAGTTTATATTTCTTAGGGTATTACGAATTGCGTGAAACTCTCTTGTTTAAGAAACTTCTGCGCCCTGGAGATACTTTTGTAGACATTGGGGCTAACTTGGGTTACTTTAGTGTACTTGCAGCTCATCATGTGAGTCCATCAGGAAGCATAATATCTTTTGAACCTTCTAGTTACCTATCCGAATATTTACAGCAGAATGTAAAAAATCTTAATAATAGTAATTTAACTATTATGACTAAATTGGAGAAATTAGCATGTTCTGATGAAAATGGTTATGCAGTCATGAGAGGTACTTTAAAGAGAAATTCAGGGTTGGGTAGCATCATGCCCATTACGAACAAAAGTGAAGATTTTGGCTCAGAAAAAGTTAAAACGACCAAATTTGATGATTATTATCTACAGTCAAATTTAGATAAAATTAGGCTTATAAAGATTGATGTAGAAGGAGCAGAGCTTAAGGTACTGAAAGGCATGAAAAATATATTAAAGCAAAGAGTTGTTGAATATATTATTGTTGAAGTCAGTGATGCTCGCTTGCAAATTACAGGTAATAGTAGTGCAGAATTATTGACTCTTTTACGTGATTGCGGTTATCACCTATCTCGCATAGGCCTGTTTGGAACGAAACCATTAAAAGTTAACGAAACAGTCAACTTTGCCAATATCCTTGCTGAGAAATCGTATAGACACTCAAAGTAG